From bacterium, one genomic window encodes:
- a CDS encoding GntR family transcriptional regulator, with protein sequence MSEALWTQENSGNAEELLGLDNKKNIKKSNLLRIDISALPDKLPDFRNSEKTKDSILADWLVNWINTGLKEDKIRANQLLPQKNIIAGKVNLSIGTVQTAIRLIEDLGYVESKQRIGTFICDRNNPEKELRKQTSKRENAIEALKKLIFQNRYELGDLLPSSRELSKIIGSAPNTTRLALEYLSNIDIIESKGLKGNKSTWRLKALPQISEVELEASNEVDTDTLVDQVERDLKELIVQGYKIGDKLISHYELADTLKVSIKTVHDAMKRLVEQGILQSKRGRYGTFILRLPSDKQLMTGKESEIFAPAFQASLYNYEKVEIHLKQYIKENYRLDDKLPAMGKLALDLKVSSNTIRKALQRLSEQDIVKFSRGRYGGTFITNLPEDAEEKAASLTWLSINPEVANLYSTKK encoded by the coding sequence ATGAGCGAAGCATTATGGACTCAAGAAAACTCGGGAAACGCGGAAGAATTATTAGGTCTTGATAATAAGAAAAATATTAAGAAATCAAACCTGCTAAGAATAGATATATCTGCATTGCCTGATAAACTTCCTGATTTCAGGAATTCTGAAAAAACAAAAGACAGTATTCTTGCAGATTGGCTTGTTAACTGGATTAATACAGGCTTAAAAGAAGATAAAATCAGAGCAAACCAGTTATTACCTCAAAAAAATATTATTGCAGGCAAAGTAAATTTAAGTATAGGTACAGTTCAAACAGCAATCAGGCTTATTGAAGACCTTGGCTATGTTGAATCAAAACAACGTATCGGCACATTTATATGTGATAGAAACAATCCTGAAAAAGAATTAAGAAAACAAACCTCAAAAAGAGAAAACGCCATTGAAGCATTAAAAAAATTAATTTTCCAAAACAGATATGAATTAGGCGATCTGCTTCCTTCTTCGAGAGAATTGTCAAAAATCATTGGAAGCGCACCAAACACTACAAGATTAGCGCTTGAATATCTTTCAAATATTGACATAATTGAATCAAAAGGATTGAAAGGAAACAAATCAACCTGGAGACTTAAAGCATTACCTCAAATCTCTGAAGTCGAACTGGAAGCATCAAACGAAGTTGATACTGATACACTTGTAGACCAAGTGGAAAGGGATCTTAAAGAACTTATAGTTCAAGGTTACAAAATCGGTGATAAATTAATTTCTCATTATGAACTCGCTGATACATTAAAAGTAAGCATAAAAACTGTTCATGATGCAATGAAAAGACTTGTTGAACAAGGCATTCTTCAATCAAAAAGAGGCAGATACGGCACATTTATTTTGCGTTTACCGTCAGACAAACAATTAATGACCGGTAAAGAAAGTGAAATATTCGCACCTGCTTTCCAAGCAAGCCTTTACAACTACGAAAAAGTTGAAATTCACCTTAAACAATATATTAAAGAAAATTATAGGCTTGATGATAAACTTCCTGCAATGGGAAAACTGGCTCTTGATCTTAAAGTAAGCAGCAACACCATAAGAAAAGCCCTGCAAAGACTTTCCGAACAAGATATCGTAAAATTTTCCAGAGGAAGATACGGCGGAACTTTTATCACTAATTTGCCTGAAGATGCCGAAGAAAAAGCGGCTTCACTTACCTGGTTATCAATC